The DNA segment ctattttgattttatttctaattaagctataatttatttttctcatcatcatcaggcataaataaagtagtagattttttttagaataaagaagtaatcttaaattatatttttcgagttcttaataaataaaatttataattaattatatgtggtggcaatactttttgttctctgaatgaatgcttgaacagtgcataatttgtactttgaatttgatgaatattggctcctgaaagaatgaggaacacgaaaaatattattgatgatctgaaaaatcatgaaattgattcttgaagcaagaaaaagcagtcaaaaaaaaagagaagccaTGAGCCCTAGGtaagagtaaaaaggatccaaggctttgagcatcaatggataggagggcccaaggaaataaaatccaggcttaagcggctaaaccaagctgtccctaaccatatgcttgtggcatgcaggtccaagttacaaacttgagactaagtggttaaagtcgtgatacaaggcaaaaagagtgtgctcaagagctctggacacctctgactagggactctagcaaagctgagtcacaatctgaaaaggttcacctaatcatgtgtctgtggcatttatgtatctggtggtaatactggaaaacaaagtgcttagggccacggccaagactcataaaataactgtgttcaagaatcaacatactacactaggagagtcaacaatactatctgaattctgagttcctaaggatgccaatcattctgaaattcaaaagatacagggagatgccaaaactgttcagagacaaaaagctacaagccccgctcatctaataagaatctgagcttcatttaaaactctaaaatattattacttcttaatttctgttaaaacctattttatttatctagtcgcttgaagacaagcaacagtttaagtttggtgttgtgatgagcggatattttatacgctttttgggaataatttcatgtagatcttagcatgtttcagttagtttttagtaaaataatattaggttttaggcaaaaatcatatttctggactttactatgagNNNNNNNNNNNNNNNNNNNNNNNNNNNNNNNNNNNNNNNNNNNNNNNNNNNNNNNNNNNNNNNNNNNNNNNNNNNNNNNNNNNNNNNNNNNNNNNNNNNNNNNNNNNNNNNNNNNNNNNNNNNNNNNNNNNNNNNNNNNNNNNNNNNNNNNNNNNNNNNNNNNNNNNNNNNNNNNNNNNNNNNNNNNNNNNNNNNNNNNNNNNNNNNNNNNNNNNNNNNNNNNNNNNNNNNNNNNNNNNNNNNNNNNNNNNNNNNNNNNNNNNNNNNNNNNNNNNNNNNNNNNNNNNNNNNNNNNNNNNNNNNNNNNNNNNNNNNNNNNNNNNNNNNNNNNNNNNNNNNNNNNNNNNNNNNNNNNNNNNNNNNNNNNNNNNNNNNNNNNNNNNNNNNNNNNNNNNNNNNNNNNNNNNNNNNNNNNNNNNNNNNNNNNNNNNNNNNNNNNNNNNNNNNNNNNNNNNNNNNNNNNNNNNNNNNNNNNNNNNNNNNNNNNNNNNNNNNNNNNNNNNNNNNNNNNNNNNNNNNNNNNNNNNNNNNNNNNNNNNNNNNNNNNNNNNNNNNNNNNNNNNNNNNNNNNNNNNNNNNNNNNNNNNNNNNNNNNNNNNNNNNNNNNNNNNNNNNNNNNNNNNNNNNNNNNNNNNNNNNNNNNNNNNNNNNNNNNNNNNNNNNNNNNNNNNNNNNNNNNNNNNNNNNNNNNNNNNNNNNNNNNNNNNNNNNNNNNNNNNNNNNNNNNNNNNNNNNNNggaaagtctaaaccttgtctgtggtattccgagtaggattctgggattgaatgactgtgacgtgcttcaaactcctgagggctgggcgttagtgacagacgcaaaagaatcaatggattctattccaacctgattgagaaccgacagatgattagccgtgctgtgacagagcataggaacgttttcactgagaggatgggaagtagctactgacaatggtgacaccctacacagagcttgccatggaaggaacctgcgtgtgagaagaggatttcaaggaagagttgaagtcagaggacaaagcatctccaaaactccaacatattccccagtactgcaaatcaaagtaacattgttccctcttttatttttataatcaaatctagtaatttcacttttaatccaaataatccttgttgacatcctgactaaggttaataaaataaatattgattgcttcaaaccaataatctctgtggattcgacccttactcacgtaaggtattacttggacgacccagtacacttgctggttagttgaacggaattgtgaaaagaaagtaatcagttagttaaattagttctctttggcacatgccaaggagcctttaattaaggatcacaatttcgtccaccaagtacGGTGGCTAAGGATTGTGTGAGAAAGGCGACAGCAGAGAAAGGGAGTTTGAGGGTGCCTTTTCAGAGACCTTCAGGAAGGAACTTTGCTCCGAGAGGTAGGAATTTCAAGCGTGGAGGCTTTGTTCCACAGCAGACTCAGGGTCAAAGTAATTACAGAAGGCTGAATACCAATGTTAATCAGGGAAGAAGGTTTGGGAAGCAGCCACAGCAGGATCTGAATTGTCAGAGGTGCAGAAGGTATCATCCTGGAGTTCCGTGCAGAGTCGGACTTGGAGTATGCTATTCCTGTGGACAGCCCAGACATATGGCCACTAATTtcccagagaagaagaagtatgAGACTGGAAGGGGGCAGCAGCCAGGGAGAGTATACACTACTTCTACCATAGGTGCTGAGAGATCTGAGACACTGAttagaggtaactgtgaaatggctgataaaatcttaaatgctttattttaaTCAGGAGCAAGTCattcatttattgcatttgaaaaggcccatgagttaggattgagaATGGTGGTTTTAGGTTATGATTTGAAAGTATATAATGCTACTCATGAAGCTATGGTGACTAGGATAGGATGTCCACAAGTTCTTTTTCGAGTACAACAGCGTGAATTTGTGcatgatttgatttgtttgCCTATGACTGGTCTTGATCTCATTTTGGGATTAGATTGGTTATCCAAGAATCATGTTTTTGCTTGATTGTTCTGAGAAGTAAGTACAGTTTATGCCGGAAGGGTCAGAAGCACCGGTTGTGGTGAATAGTTACTATTTGAATTCTATGATAGTAAACTGTTCTGGAACTGAATGTCAGGGTATTATGTTATTAACTGCGGGAGTATCAGGTGATGATCATAGTTTAGAGCAGATTCCGGTTGTATGTGAATTTCCAGATGTGTTTCTGGATGATATTAATGAATtcccacctaaccgagaggttgaatTTGCAATTGAGTTGGTACCTGGATCCGGTCCAATTCAATtactccttataggatgtcaccttTAGAAATGGCTGAACTGAAGGCTTAGTTGGAAGATCTGTTGGGTAAGTATCTTATCTGACCAAGTGTTTCTCCATGGGGAGTGCCAgtgttactggtaaagaagaaggatggtaGTATGCAATTTTGTGTCGATTATCGGCAATTGAATAAGATCACTGTGAAGAACAAATATCCATTGCCTAGAATTGATGACCTAATGGATCAGTTACAGGGTACCGGTGTGTTTTCTAAGATTGATATGATCCGGGTATCATCAGATAAGGGTTAGAGACGAGGATATTCCAAAAACTGCTTTCAGAACCCGTTATggttattataaatatacaGTGATGTCTTTCGGGTTAACTAATTCCCCGGCAGTATTTATGGATTATATGAACAGGATTTTCCAACTGTACCTGGACAAGTTTGttattgtcttcattgatgacattctTGTTTGTTCGAAGCCTGAAGAGGAACATGTTGATCACTTGCGAACTATGCTGCAAATTCTGAGAGACAGGAAGTTATATGCTAAGTTATCTAAATGCGAGTTCTGGAAGAGTGAAGTGAAGTTTCTTGGCCACGTGGTGAGTAAGCAGGGAATAGTTGTGGATCCTGCTAAGGTGAAAGCAGTGATGAATTGGGAGCGACCAACTTCAGTAACAAAGATCAGAAGTTTCCTAGGTCTGGCCGCGTATTATCGTAGATTCATTAAGGGATTTTCACAGCTCGCCTTACCTTTAACTAAATTGACCAGGAAGGATACGCCTTTTATCTGGACTCCGGAGTGTGAAGAGAGTTTTCAAGCATTAAAGCATAGGTTGACTACTGCACCTGTATTGGTATTACCTGAACCAAGTGAACCGTTTGAAGTGTACTGTGATACATCGCTAAAAGGTTTAGGGTGCGTTTTGATGCAGCACCAGAATGTTGTAGCATACGCCTCACGGCAATTAAGGCCGCATGAAATGAACTATCCGACACATGATTTGGAACTTGCTGCTATTGTGTTTGCTTTAAAGATTTGGAGGCACCATCTCTATGGCGTTAGGTTTCATGTTTTCTCAGATCATAAGAGTTTGAAGTATCTTTTTGAGCAGAAAGAGTTGAATATGCGttagaggaggtggatggagcttctgaaagattatgattttgaattgaattatcatCCAGGAAAAGCGAACGTTGTGGTGGACGCTTTGAGTCGGAAGTCTTTATAtgcagcttggatgatgctacaGGAGGAAGAGTTACTGAAGGCATTTCAAGGTTTGAATTTGGGAATTAGAGAAGAATCTAGAATTTTGTGTTTGAGTCAGTTACAGATTTTAAGTGATTTTAAATCAGAACTTCTGAAGGCTCATCGAGACAGTGAAGcgttacgtaaggtattaccaGTAGTTGAACAGGAAAAACAGTGGAGAGTATCAGAAGGACAGGATGGTTTGTGGAGGTTCAAGAACCGGATTGTTGTGCCAGATATTGGAGACCTGCAACAGAGTATTTTGAAGGAAGCTCATAAGAGTGGATTCTCAATTCACCCGGGGAGTACTAAAATGTATCAAGATCTGAAAGcgatgttctggtggccaggTATGAAAAATGATGTGGCATTTCATGTATCTAAATGTTTAATGTGTCAGAAGGTTAAGATTGAGCATCAGAGACCATCAGGGACCCTTCAGCCTTtggagattccacaatggaaatGGGAGAGTATTGCAATGGATTTTGTGATAGGTTTGCCTAGAACCCAATCAGGTTGTGACGCTATTTGGGTGGTTGTGGATCGACTAACAAAATCAGCTCACTTTCTTCCTATCCGAATAAGTTGCACAATGGAGGAATTAACTCGAATGTATATTAAAGAGATTGTCAGGTTGCATGGCATGCCTTCTACCATTATATCTGATCGGGATCTGATaaatggatttttgatggtttagaatttcacaaatgaattctcgttgtaaagtatagtttctaaaccaaacaataatcctttcatacaaaaatttgtttgtcacaagtacaaacccctaaaattaataaccgaagtatttaaacctcgggtcgttctccctaggatttacaataaagtgtcttgttattggttgtaagttattttgggggttttgagattatagacaagaattataaatggcaaggGAAATAACCTAAccactaataaagctcttggcaagatatgagaactagaagtcctatcctagttatcctcctcaattgtgataacaaattatccattactcccacttagttaacctctaaccatggaggaaagtcaagtggataaatcaatttgattcctcaagtcctaaacaactcctaaaggaaagactagctttagaggtattcaaatcaattagcaacttctaattatcaatcaacaaaaggattagataactcaagagtcactaattactcaaccaaagccaagaggaacaaaagctacactaaaatcctaccaagcatttcatcaaacacttggaaggcacaaaagaaaagcaaagcaaattaacaacaagaagagaatctaacaacaattattaaaagaaattaacaacaacaatcaaaagaaacacaattattatgaattaccttgaattgaatggaaagaaaatagaagggataagagtagatctacaacaaagtataagaacaacataaaggaaattacaacaaaagaatggaaggagaatgaatgtaactacaaggaattgagaagattgTGTTTCCCTCTTtattccttgggttaaatagcatcagaaatgagttggattgggcccacaaggcttctaaaatcgctggccacgttttgctttaagtggtCCAGGTGGCAGCAACAGCGTGTGCGCATACTATGCatgtgcgcgccaccatacgtgtagtaactatggcaaatcttatatcgtttcgaagcctcggatgttagctttctaacccaactagaaccgcatcatttagacctctgtagctcaagttatggtcatttaagtgcaaagaggtcggcttgacagctttccggttctttcatttcttcataagttctccaacttttcatgcttctttcttcattcccttgatccaatctttgcctcctaaaccttaaatcacttaacaaacatatcaaggcatctaatggaatcaaggagaattagatttagctattttaagtcctaaaaagcatgttcattgaataaatgtgggtaaaaggttataaaatccccaaaaatcaatacaagataaaccgtcaaaatggggtttgtcaggaTCCTCGCTTTACATCAAGGTTCTGGGGAGCTTTTCAGCGTGCATTTGGAACTCAGCTAAGTTTGAGTACTGTATATCACCCTCAGACAGATGGTCAATCAGAGAGAACTATTCAAACCTTGGAGGATATGCTAagggcttgtgttttggaccagccAGCGAGCTGGGATCGCTATATGCCATTATTAGAATTTGCTTATAATAATAGCTATCATGCGAGCATCAGAATGGCTCCATATGAGGCTCTGTATGGCAGAAAATGTCAATCTTCGTTGTGTTGGTATGAAACTGGAGAAAGGAGTCTATTAGGGCCTGAGATGATAGCTGAAACGACTGAGCAGATAAAGAAGATTCGTAGTCGAATGCTTACAGTCAAAAAGCCGCCAAAAGAGCTATGCTGACCAGAGGCGAAAGCCTTTGGAATTCGAAGAAGGAGAACATGTCTTTCTGAAGGTTACACTAACCACTGGGGTAGGAAGAGCTATTAAGACTAAGAAACTGAATTTCCGTGATATTGGACCGTTTGAGATCCTGAAGAGAATTGGGCCAGTGGCTTATAGAATTGCCTTACCACCGTATCTTTCGAATTTGCACAATGTGTTCCATGTGTCACAGCTtaggaagtacactcctgatgcaaGTCATGTTCTGGAACCAGAACCAATCCAAGTGAGAGAAGATCTAACACTTCCAGTAATTCCAGTGAGAATCGATGATACTAATATTAAACGATTACGCAGAAAGGAAGTATCATTGGTAAAAGTAGCTTGGAGTCAAGCTGGTATCGAGGAACATACATGGGAGCTCGAATCAAATATGCAAAAGGATTGTCCACATCTCTTTTCAGGTAactagatttgaattttgagggcaaaattctttattaggtgggtaggatgtaaagcccggttaaattagtaaataaactagtttttaataaggaggattagaaatgtgaatattatatcaaattaggatagagctcatcgaaacaaaaattttgacaccaattttgAAGAAAACGGTCCAAAATTGGATCGAACGGGCCGAACCGGTCTATCGGTCCAACCGGACCAGCCTTTTTAAGTGAACCCAAAGCCTTTCTTCCCTTCACTTTAACAGAAACGAAGCTTTCAGCTTCCAGGGAAGGGAAGGACGAGAACTTCGCCGAAAACCCTTACGATGGTTCCGATCCCCGTAATTTCCCCGCccgagctccgattgccgcaccgtttgcggccacgcgtccaCCGCGTCGAGCTCTAAATTTTTACTGGAACAATTTCACTGGTAACTTATTTAATCACTCTCAGCCCTCTTTTCCcccaattttcaaattttaagtgggaatgttgaatttctttgatttctgatgttttaggatccaattagcttgagggaaacgttcactcttgcttatgtgaagcttgggtaaggtgaggatatgataattttattttctttgaatttgagctttgagtattaaattggatatatatgtgttataaatgtgtattaggttgaaaataaataattggagcttgaaattgtgaatactAGAACTTGGAAGAAGCGGATTAGTTGAGGTTTTGAGGGCTGAGTTCTTTTAGAAAAATTGTCTTGGAATAATACTTgggaatcggctaaggtatggtttaggtttcttgtatttaatatataatgttctgtgaaaacttaggctagacgaccataggataagttggaatgCAGGTGTATGTTTAATGTTTAGTAATTTGTCGATGAAtatatttggttgaagtttatcggataattagttattaattttggatggtgataaaccccatttgtagggtttatcttgtgcttgatttaggggattttataaccttttacccacatttatccattgaaatagcatggttttataacttctcccttaattgtgtttaagagtgaaaacatgctttttaggtcttaaaatagctaaatttaattcaccttgattccattagatgccttgatatgtttgttaagtgatttcagatttaggaggcaaagattggatcaagggaatgaaggaaaagcatgtaaaaatggagaactcatgaagaaatgtaggaatcgcaaaagctgtcaagccgacctcttcgtacttaatcgaccataacttgagctacagaaatccaaatgatgcggtttcagttgagttggaaagctaacatctggggctttgaaatgatataagattcgTCATAGTTGCATCCCACATAGGGGCGCGCACATGCACGGTACGCAGACGCActgatggtggcacatgatccacttaatgcaactcgtggccagcgattttagaagccttgtgggcctaatccaactcatttctgatgctatttaagccaaggattaaAGAGGGATGAGAcatctagttaccattagtttagtttagcttagttttgGAGAgaaagttagttttagagagagaagctctcacttctctctaggattaggattaggattaggttagttcttagatctaggtttttgattcattttcttctacttcttcttctcaattccttgtagttacattcattcttcttccattcttttgttgtaatctcttttatgttattcttgtgttttgttgtagatctacttttgtttcttctactctctttcgattcaatcaaggtaattcataataaatgtgtttcttttgattgttgttgttaattccttgcaataattgttgttaaattctattcttgttctcaattttctttgcttttcttttgtaccttccaagtgtttaatGAAAttcttggttggattttagtatagattttgttcctcttggcctaggtagagtaattaatgactcttgagttatctaattcctttgttcattgataattaaaagttgctaattgatttgaatgcctctaatgCTAGTCtctcctttaggagttgattaagactttaggaatcaaattgattcatccacttgactttcctccatggttagaggttaactaagtgggagcaatgaacaatttgtggtcatgattgaggaggataactaggacatgatttctagttctcatatattgccaagagttttgttatttgttattttattttcttttccatttatatttcttgtataaaatcttaaaacccccaaaatatctcataaccaataacaagacactttattgtaattcctagggagaacgacccgaggtttcaatacttcggtttataaatttaggggtttgtttaaatgacaaacaactttttgtatgaaaagattattgtttggtttaggaactatacttgcaacgagaattcatttgtgaaattctaaaccatcaaaaatccaatcatcaaaatggcgccgttgccggggagttgcaatggtgttgtgttattggttattgtatatatgtgaatattgtgaatatattgccttttgctttatttactagttgtagaattttgtttctcttgatttctattagcttttgaattttattttctcttttcattatgaattctcactttggctacgAGTGTAGTTACAACTATATTGTAGGtaatgagagcttcaatgagaatgtgtatcaagaATGGGATAATCAAGGGTGGAAagagccatatgcttatgatcaatcctcatggcaacaacctccaccaatgcactatgaagaagaaccattctatgatgcatatcaatctaatggctatggtgaatcaccttgtgactttcaagaaccaccaccatatgcctatgatctataccctcaacataactctcaaccatacccacaagccccttcttaccaaccaccttcatatgaccctaatccatatccatcctaccaacaaccatacgagccatatgaaccacatatagagccaccaccattccaacatcaacattttcaagagctATCCCCTctatattattaccaagatgaaccacctccaatatatgaaaatttccaaccacaagatgaatactactttctaccacaacctcccatggaagaatacttaTGTCCTTCAATCCAAGAGCCCTATGATCCTACTCAtgatatccaagaggaacaagagtcaagggatcatctcaaggaagtattggatcaatttcaagcaaccatggagtgtgttgtgcaacaagtggaaagaatagaaaatattgaaccaccacaactctaccaagaagaaccaccttcctactatgaaccaTTTCCCCAAAATGAGGAACCCTTccatccaccccaatctctaatggatgaaacccttagtgttcttgttcaagggcaagaagaaatgaaaagggatgtgcaaaatttcatggccaccttggatgcggtaacaaatcaattagcctcccaatgcttgaacactcaaggaactcccatggctacatgtggagaatcgaatgaacatagcatgaaggagagattagaaactctggtggaaaatgagggaagttgctttgtattggaacaattggaggaagctttaattgttgaagacaaagaataagtggtagaagacttaggagatgcggagcctccatgggaatatagagttgaagaaaacccctccaagatgattgaaattgatgctagggaggaaagtgcacaccttccaaggcatattccatatgaagacttggatgggatagagcaagaattgagttcccttagtatgaagatcaagcatcaagtcttagtggtgaagaatcctttgagcatgaagaaccttctcccgttGGATTTGAAGGCGTagaggaggtaaatttttctcaccctccctattatgatttgagtaaggGAAAATGTTTAGATAAAATTGATGAACCAAGAATTGGGATTAAGAGATCttatgaagaggtggaagtccctagaaatagaagaacgggggttggttatgctttgtcaagatctttggaagcatctttgtctaggttgtcatctaccctttcacttgagtgggtaaaattcatttctattagcttcattgtcccacttgagtatggcttgcttgaaacggatggtcaacttaggatgctttgtgggatgaagcgtaagcgaaagatgtttcgtggttggcgttgcaaatcaaggcccattttggttgatacttcaagagttgaatacaaaggtgggaatagtgctcaaatagatgggtctaggagaatTGTTAGGCACTTCATAGAGAATTCACCTTGTTCACCACCCGGAtagactaataatgatgatcaacctcaagacgggtgtgaaaacaaaatGTGGGATCTCGGATTAGaaaaagaggatcaactttgggagccccaagcttgtgaagaactccatcaacactcgGCTCAATCCATacgaaatcttggggcacaatgaagaaccaagcattggtgagagttccaagatgaattcaagcacaagctaccttgagaggagctcctggtggacgaaattgtgatcaattctcttcaagttgtttgtctttgtatgaaatcattattatggcactggttgaattcacaactccgttcaactaaccagcaagtgtactgggtcgtccaagtaataaaccttacgtgagtaagggtcgatcccacagagattgttggtatgaagcaagctatggtcaccttgtaaatctcagt comes from the Arachis duranensis cultivar V14167 chromosome 7, aradu.V14167.gnm2.J7QH, whole genome shotgun sequence genome and includes:
- the LOC107458354 gene encoding uncharacterized protein LOC107458354 — protein: MSIFVVLSKSRQKSYADQRRKPLEFEEGEHVFLKVTLTTGVGRAIKTKKLNFRDIGPFEILKRIGPVAYRIALPPYLSNLHNVFHVSQLRKYTPDASHVLEPEPIQVREDLTLPVIPVRIDDTNIKRLRRKEVSLVKVAWSQAGIEEHTWELESNMQKDCPHLFSGN